From the Patescibacteria group bacterium genome, the window GACAATTTTAATGGAACCCCTAGCAATATCTTCCATAATAAGGGCTGAGAGCGGGGTTGCCAAAAGTTGCTTTCGCTGTTTATTCTTGTTCACGTCCTCCCTCCAAAGAAAATTTCCGGTGTGGTAAAAGAGCTATCCTTTGCAATGCGATTCTGGCATGTGGCAGCCCTGGCGTCAACTGAGGGCTGGCCGCAGAGCGCTGATCTTTTGTGCTAAAGTATGGATATGCAGGACAGACCAGCCATTCCAACTCCCCATCCCCGCCCGCTCCGGCTGTTCTTTTTCTGGTCGGGTGTCATTGCCACAATTTGCTACCGGGCGATTATCTTTTTCAGTGACGCCAATCCCGCACTTTTGAAAGGCTCCTGGTACATTGGTACCGTCGGTTTTATTATTTACTTTGCCCACCGGTTCCAAATTGCCCAGCGGCGAAGTATGGTGCTCCAAAAATACAATCTCGCACAGAAAGTCCCTCAGCTTGCTGAGTTGTCAGCTGAAGAGCGGCAAGCCATGACCTACGTTTTTCAAACCCTGGGTTCCAGCCGAGAGAAGTGGAACTACATTCTCATCTTCGTTTCCTCGGGTGTCGCCTTGCTCGCTGGGGTGTACCTGGACTTCTTGCGGTAAAGGACTTGACCGGAATATATTAGCTGCTAAACTATGTAGCAGCGACCTTTTGTATGACCAATCTCCAATCACGCCAGCAACTCATTGAGCAATTCCAGGAAGGCATTCGGGCCATTGGCCGGAAACTCTGGAGTGGGGTTGGCCACACCTTGGCAAAATGCACGCTTCATCCGGGGCAGGCGCGTTTGCTCTACCTCATGCACCAGCAGGGCACAACAACCACCAAAGTGCTGGCTACCGTTCTGGGCACCACGCCCAGTGCGGCAACGCAGCTGGTGGAAAGCCTGGTACAGCTTGGCTTGGTTGCGCGGAAGGCTGATACACGGGACCGGCGGGTTGCTTGGCTCACCCTATCACCGAAAGGGAGGAAGACCTTTGCGACTTTCCACCGTGCGCACCTCCGCCGTCTCGCCAAGCTTTTGCAGCCGCTCACCAATGCAGAACTAGCGCAGTTCACTTCTCTCCAACGTAAACTCCTCTAACCTTTATGCACATGGCCGAGCATATTATCCAAGTACAGAATCTCAAGAAGCAGTATGGTGATTTTACTGCCGTTGACGGCATTTCCTTTACCGTTGAAAAAGGTGAGACGTTTG encodes:
- a CDS encoding MarR family transcriptional regulator; this encodes MTNLQSRQQLIEQFQEGIRAIGRKLWSGVGHTLAKCTLHPGQARLLYLMHQQGTTTTKVLATVLGTTPSAATQLVESLVQLGLVARKADTRDRRVAWLTLSPKGRKTFATFHRAHLRRLAKLLQPLTNAELAQFTSLQRKLL